Proteins from one Gemmatimonas sp. genomic window:
- a CDS encoding aldo/keto reductase — MSAVVHPPVPSRALAPGYVVPRLIKGGWQLAGGHGTVDRAHAIADMVAFAEAGITAFDCADIYTGVEELIGEFLRGWHERYGAAAPTIRVHTKCVPDRDALPTLTRADVERLVDRSLMRLGVDTLDLVQFHWWNFDVPGWLEVAGHLAELKRVGKIRQLGVTNFDTPRLRALLDAGIPIVSHQVQCSLMDRRALGDMATLCAEHDVGLLTYGALAGGFFHERWLGVREPIAPLENRSLVKYKLIIDEFGGWPAFQQLLRTMRDLADAHATTIGAVALRAVLDQPAVTSVIFGARHADHLPATLASLSLEFSVAERAALHALLAAAPGPRGDVYELERDRTGVHAGIMRYNLNTA, encoded by the coding sequence GTGAGCGCCGTGGTGCATCCGCCGGTGCCCTCGCGCGCACTGGCACCGGGCTATGTGGTCCCCCGTCTCATCAAGGGCGGCTGGCAGCTGGCCGGTGGACATGGCACGGTCGATCGGGCGCATGCCATCGCCGACATGGTGGCCTTCGCGGAAGCGGGCATCACGGCGTTCGACTGCGCCGACATCTACACCGGCGTAGAGGAGCTCATTGGGGAGTTCCTGCGCGGCTGGCATGAACGGTACGGCGCCGCTGCCCCGACGATTCGCGTACACACCAAGTGCGTCCCTGATCGCGACGCGCTGCCCACGCTCACCCGCGCCGATGTCGAGCGTCTGGTCGACCGCTCGCTCATGCGACTTGGTGTCGACACACTCGACCTCGTGCAGTTCCACTGGTGGAATTTCGACGTGCCGGGATGGCTCGAGGTGGCCGGTCATCTGGCCGAACTCAAACGCGTCGGTAAGATCCGTCAGCTCGGGGTGACGAACTTTGATACGCCGCGCCTGCGTGCGTTGCTTGATGCGGGCATTCCTATCGTGTCGCATCAGGTGCAGTGCTCGCTGATGGACCGCCGTGCGCTGGGCGACATGGCGACGCTGTGCGCCGAGCATGACGTCGGGCTGCTCACCTACGGCGCGCTGGCTGGCGGCTTCTTTCACGAGCGTTGGCTCGGTGTGCGTGAGCCCATTGCTCCGCTCGAGAACCGCTCGTTGGTGAAATACAAACTGATCATCGACGAGTTCGGCGGCTGGCCCGCGTTTCAGCAGTTGCTGCGCACCATGCGTGACCTCGCCGATGCGCATGCCACCACGATCGGCGCCGTAGCGCTCCGGGCCGTGTTGGACCAGCCCGCCGTGACCTCGGTGATCTTCGGCGCTCGGCACGCCGATCACCTCCCGGCGACGTTGGCGTCGCTATCGCTGGAGTTTTCGGTGGCCGAGCGTGCGGCGCTACACGCGTTGCTGGCTGCGGCGCCCGGTCCACGCGGTGATGTGTACGAGCTGGAACGCGACAGGACCGGTGTCCACGCGGGGATCATGCGGTACAACCTGAACACGGCGTGA